A stretch of the Bacillus sp. B-jedd genome encodes the following:
- the arcC gene encoding carbamate kinase: MSQKVVIALGGNAILQPKQEATFENQLENVRKSSEIIARIVKNGHTVIVTHGNGPQVGNILRQNEEAKDVVPPFPLDVCSAESQGFIGYMMDQTLKNELKKLGLDNQVVSMLTQTVVSKEDPAFEDPTKPIGVFFSEEEAKKLAEEKNWVVAEDAGRGWRRVVASPMPQSILGSDLIKKLTDERVIVIAAGGGGIPVVQNEDGTLTGIEAVIDKDRSGFRLAEEVKSDVFMVLTDVQNVYVNYGKPDQKALTHVTLEEAYKYVEEGQFSAGSMGPKVEAAIRFAEQGGRAIICSLDQADLAMEGKAGTHFTK, from the coding sequence ATGTCTCAAAAGGTAGTCATCGCATTGGGCGGAAACGCCATTCTACAGCCTAAACAGGAAGCCACTTTTGAAAACCAGCTTGAAAATGTACGCAAGAGCAGTGAAATCATTGCCCGTATTGTTAAAAACGGCCATACAGTCATTGTCACACATGGAAATGGTCCGCAGGTTGGAAACATCCTTCGCCAGAATGAAGAAGCAAAAGACGTTGTCCCTCCATTCCCTCTTGATGTTTGCAGCGCTGAATCACAAGGCTTCATTGGCTACATGATGGACCAGACGCTGAAAAATGAATTGAAGAAGCTTGGTCTCGACAATCAAGTTGTCAGCATGCTGACGCAAACAGTTGTTTCAAAAGAAGATCCAGCATTTGAAGATCCTACAAAGCCGATTGGTGTATTCTTTAGCGAAGAAGAAGCTAAAAAATTGGCAGAAGAAAAGAATTGGGTCGTCGCAGAGGACGCCGGCCGCGGCTGGAGGCGTGTGGTTGCTTCCCCTATGCCACAATCGATTCTTGGATCGGATCTCATTAAAAAGCTTACTGATGAGCGTGTAATTGTTATTGCAGCAGGCGGCGGTGGTATTCCTGTTGTCCAAAATGAAGATGGCACACTTACTGGCATTGAAGCTGTAATTGATAAGGACCGGAGCGGCTTCAGGCTTGCTGAAGAGGTAAAGTCCGATGTATTCATGGTTCTGACAGATGTGCAAAATGTGTATGTGAACTATGGCAAGCCGGATCAGAAAGCATTGACTCATGTCACTCTTGAAGAAGCATATAAATATGTGGAAGAAGGACAATTCTCCGCAGGAAGCATGGGACCAAAAGTGGAAGCAGCCATTAGATTCGCAGAACAGGGCGGCCGGGCGATCATTTGCTCGCTTGACCAGGCAGACCTTGCGATGGAAGGAAAAGCCGGCACGCATTTTACAAAATAA
- a CDS encoding DUF1116 domain-containing protein — MQFKTIDEANRAVIDKISGSAPFLVDVVPAKEKIKELTEGKVLLHAGPPIKFEDMTGPMQGSCVGAYLFEGWAETEEEARRALENGEVKFIPCHHVNAVGPMGGITSANMPVLVVENRSEGNEAYCTMNEGIGAVLRFGAYSDEVINRLKWMRDVLAPTIAKALKLTDDGLNINVMIAKAITMGDEFHQRNIAASLIFLKEISPYIVQLDIDENEKKDVIKFLADTDQFFLNIAMATSKAVLDGARKIEHGTVVTAMTRNGKDFGIRISGMGDQWFTAPVNTPQGLFFTGYSQEDANPDIGDSAITEAFGVGGMAMIAAPGVTRFVGAGGFKDALATSNEMMEICIDQNSNFTIPTWDFQGACLGIDARKVVETGIEPVINTGIAHKKAGVGQVGAGTVRAPKECFEKALDAYAVKLGLIEPQA; from the coding sequence ATGCAATTCAAAACAATTGATGAAGCAAACAGGGCGGTAATTGATAAGATTTCGGGATCAGCACCATTTCTTGTCGATGTCGTTCCGGCAAAAGAAAAAATCAAGGAACTGACCGAAGGCAAAGTCTTGCTCCATGCAGGTCCGCCAATCAAGTTCGAAGATATGACCGGTCCAATGCAGGGCTCCTGTGTCGGCGCATACCTTTTCGAGGGCTGGGCTGAAACAGAAGAAGAAGCAAGGCGCGCTCTTGAAAATGGCGAAGTTAAATTTATCCCTTGCCATCATGTGAACGCGGTTGGTCCAATGGGCGGCATCACGTCTGCAAACATGCCGGTTCTCGTTGTTGAAAACCGTTCAGAAGGCAATGAAGCATACTGCACAATGAACGAAGGAATTGGAGCAGTTCTTCGTTTCGGCGCTTATTCCGATGAGGTCATTAACCGTCTGAAATGGATGAGGGACGTACTTGCCCCAACAATTGCAAAAGCATTGAAGCTGACAGACGATGGCCTTAACATCAATGTAATGATTGCTAAAGCTATTACAATGGGTGACGAATTCCACCAGCGCAACATCGCGGCATCCCTGATCTTCCTGAAGGAAATCAGCCCATACATCGTACAGCTTGATATCGATGAGAACGAAAAGAAAGATGTAATCAAGTTCCTTGCCGATACTGACCAGTTCTTCCTGAACATTGCCATGGCGACAAGCAAGGCGGTTCTTGATGGAGCAAGAAAAATCGAGCACGGCACAGTTGTAACTGCAATGACCCGTAATGGGAAGGATTTCGGAATCCGCATCAGCGGCATGGGTGATCAGTGGTTCACTGCCCCAGTTAATACTCCGCAAGGACTATTCTTTACTGGATATTCCCAAGAAGATGCCAACCCTGATATTGGCGACAGCGCGATTACTGAAGCTTTCGGTGTAGGCGGCATGGCCATGATCGCGGCTCCTGGCGTTACGCGCTTTGTTGGTGCCGGCGGCTTTAAGGATGCTTTGGCAACAAGCAACGAAATGATGGAAATCTGTATTGACCAAAACAGCAACTTTACAATTCCAACTTGGGATTTCCAGGGTGCATGCCTTGGAATCGATGCAAGAAAGGTAGTCGAAACTGGCATTGAGCCAGTCATCAACACTGGTATTGCCCATAAGAAAGCCGGCGTTGGCCAAGTAGGAGCAGGTACTGTCCGCGCTCCAAAGGAATGCTTTGAAAAAGCTCTCGATGCTTACGCTGTGAAGTTAGGCCTAATCGAGCCTCAAGCTTAA
- the fdrA gene encoding acyl-CoA synthetase FdrA yields the protein MIFTIIKKNSYQDSINLMLLTNAISATEGVNKAQIMMGTPANKDIYKAAGLYTEELEAAQPNDMAIVIDTDNEKLIDEVLVKVDEYLQNQATKSSGEEFETVRTWDKAVKSMPDATVALISVPGTYAAEEAEKALDLGLHPFIFSDNVSIEDEVRLKKKAHEKGLLVMGPDCGTGILDGIPIAFANVVNKGKIGIVGASGTGIQEVTAIIDRLGEGVSHAIGTGGRDLKEPVGAITMMDGIRALESHRQTEVICVISKPPAKEVRNEVVELLHAVSKPVVAIFLGEKPTQYEGNVYQAYTLEETARIAVDLAKGNEIKPDYNAGFYEVENVDLKPEQKAIKGLFSGGTLASEAAVLISDALGLDTNIKNEDGYVLKTDHQVVVDLGDDKYTQGKPHPMIDPETRAKFIEEAANDDHTAVILLDFVLGYGSHDDMASALLPSIKKAVAHAEEQGRKIYVIASVCGTENDPQDYQGQKKKLAEAGIIIKDSNNQAVRTALSIIGLKVNDVEKGHVDAPMSNKEYNFEVSKEMEALVNNKPSVINVGLKSFTDSITDFGGRVVQFDWRPIAGGNERMRKVLNLLNNYRG from the coding sequence GTGATTTTTACGATTATTAAAAAGAATTCCTATCAAGACTCAATCAACCTGATGCTGTTGACCAATGCGATCTCCGCAACCGAAGGTGTGAACAAAGCTCAAATCATGATGGGCACACCTGCCAACAAAGATATTTATAAAGCAGCCGGACTATATACTGAAGAACTTGAAGCGGCACAGCCAAATGACATGGCGATTGTCATTGACACAGACAACGAAAAGCTGATTGATGAGGTTCTCGTAAAAGTTGATGAATACCTGCAAAACCAGGCAACAAAAAGCTCTGGTGAAGAATTTGAAACGGTAAGAACTTGGGATAAAGCAGTAAAATCTATGCCAGACGCAACTGTTGCATTGATTTCCGTACCAGGGACATATGCAGCTGAAGAAGCTGAGAAGGCACTAGACCTTGGTCTCCACCCGTTCATTTTCAGTGACAACGTATCCATTGAAGACGAAGTCCGTCTTAAGAAAAAGGCGCACGAAAAAGGCCTTCTAGTAATGGGCCCTGACTGTGGAACTGGAATCCTTGATGGTATCCCAATCGCTTTCGCGAACGTAGTCAATAAAGGGAAAATCGGGATTGTCGGAGCTTCCGGAACAGGAATCCAGGAAGTAACTGCAATCATCGACCGCCTTGGCGAAGGTGTAAGCCATGCGATCGGCACAGGTGGACGTGACCTGAAAGAACCAGTAGGCGCAATCACAATGATGGATGGAATCCGTGCTTTGGAAAGCCACAGGCAGACAGAAGTCATCTGTGTAATCTCCAAGCCGCCTGCAAAAGAAGTCCGCAACGAGGTTGTCGAACTTCTCCATGCAGTTTCCAAGCCGGTTGTCGCTATTTTCCTTGGCGAAAAGCCAACTCAATATGAAGGAAATGTATATCAGGCTTATACTCTTGAAGAAACAGCGCGCATTGCTGTTGACCTTGCAAAAGGAAATGAAATCAAGCCTGATTATAATGCCGGCTTTTATGAAGTAGAGAATGTTGACCTGAAACCTGAGCAAAAAGCAATTAAGGGACTATTCTCTGGCGGTACACTCGCATCCGAGGCTGCAGTATTAATTTCTGACGCTCTTGGACTTGACACGAACATTAAAAATGAAGATGGCTATGTCCTTAAAACTGACCACCAGGTAGTTGTTGACCTGGGTGATGATAAATATACACAAGGAAAGCCACACCCAATGATCGATCCTGAAACAAGAGCGAAATTCATTGAAGAAGCTGCAAATGATGACCATACAGCTGTTATTCTTCTTGATTTCGTACTTGGTTACGGTTCACACGATGATATGGCGAGCGCGCTTCTGCCATCCATTAAAAAGGCTGTTGCCCATGCAGAAGAGCAGGGCCGTAAGATTTATGTGATTGCCTCCGTATGTGGAACGGAAAATGACCCACAGGATTATCAAGGCCAAAAGAAAAAACTTGCTGAAGCTGGAATCATCATTAAAGACAGCAACAACCAGGCAGTACGCACTGCGCTTTCAATTATCGGCCTGAAAGTCAATGACGTGGAAAAAGGCCATGTCGATGCTCCAATGTCGAATAAGGAATACAACTTCGAAGTTTCAAAAGAAATGGAAGCACTTGTAAACAACAAGCCTAGCGTCATTAACGTTGGCCTGAAGAGCTTTACAGATTCCATCACAGATTTCGGAGGCCGCGTTGTCCAGTTTGACTGGAGGCCAATCGCAGGTGGAAATGAAAGAATGAGAAAAGTATTGAACCTGTTGAATAACTACAGAGGCTAG
- the lepA gene encoding translation elongation factor 4 has protein sequence MNKEERLERQSKIRNFSIIAHIDHGKSTLADRILEKTNALTSREMKDQLLDSMDLERERGITIKLNAVQLKYKARDGEEYTFHLIDTPGHVDFTYEVSRSLAACEGAILVVDAAQGIEAQTLANVYLALDNDLEILPVINKIDLPSADPERVRNEIEDVIGLDASEAVLASAKAGIGIEDILEQVVKQVPAPTGDPEGPLKALIFDSIYDAYRGVVAYIRVVEGTVKVGDKIKMMATGKEFEVNEVGVFAPKAVPREELTVGDVGFLTASIKNVGDTRVGDTITNAKGGVSEPLPGYRKLNPMVYCGLYPIDSAKFNDLREALEKLQLNDAALQYEPETSQALGFGFRAGFLGLLHMEIIQERIEREFKIDLITTAPSVIYHVLMTDGTDLKVDNPSDMPDQQKIDHVEEPYVKATMMAPNEYVGAIMELCQNKRGIFIDMQYLDEKRVSIVYEVPLAEIVYDFFDQLKSNTRGYASFDYELIGYKPSKLVKMDILLNAEKVDALSFIVHKDFAYDRGKTIVEKLKDLIPRQQFEVPIQAAVGQKIVARSTIKAIRKNVLAKCYGGDISRKRKLLEKQKEGKKRMKQVGSVEVPQEAFMAVLKMDDNNSSKK, from the coding sequence TTGAATAAAGAAGAAAGATTAGAGAGGCAATCGAAAATCAGGAACTTTTCGATCATTGCCCACATAGACCACGGCAAGTCGACACTTGCCGATCGGATTCTTGAAAAGACGAATGCATTGACTTCCAGGGAGATGAAAGACCAGCTGCTTGATTCCATGGACCTGGAGCGTGAACGCGGTATAACGATCAAGCTTAATGCTGTTCAGCTGAAATACAAGGCAAGAGATGGCGAGGAGTACACTTTTCACCTCATAGATACACCAGGACACGTAGACTTCACCTATGAAGTTTCACGAAGCCTTGCTGCTTGTGAGGGTGCGATTTTGGTAGTGGACGCGGCGCAGGGCATTGAAGCCCAGACGCTCGCGAACGTTTATCTTGCCCTTGATAATGATCTTGAAATTTTACCGGTCATCAATAAAATCGATCTGCCGAGCGCTGATCCCGAACGAGTCCGCAATGAAATTGAGGATGTGATCGGCCTCGATGCTTCCGAAGCAGTTCTTGCTTCTGCGAAGGCGGGAATCGGAATTGAGGACATTCTTGAGCAGGTTGTCAAGCAAGTTCCAGCCCCTACCGGGGATCCCGAGGGTCCTTTGAAGGCTCTTATATTCGACTCGATTTATGATGCCTACCGCGGCGTCGTTGCTTATATCAGGGTTGTGGAAGGAACTGTCAAAGTCGGCGATAAAATCAAAATGATGGCAACCGGCAAGGAATTCGAAGTTAACGAGGTTGGCGTTTTCGCACCTAAAGCAGTTCCCCGCGAGGAGTTGACCGTTGGAGATGTTGGTTTCTTGACGGCATCAATAAAGAATGTTGGCGATACCCGCGTTGGTGATACCATAACAAATGCCAAAGGCGGAGTAAGCGAGCCTTTGCCAGGATACCGGAAATTGAACCCAATGGTATATTGCGGGCTTTATCCGATTGATTCCGCCAAGTTCAATGATTTGAGGGAAGCACTTGAAAAGCTTCAGCTGAACGATGCTGCCCTTCAATATGAACCAGAGACTTCACAGGCGCTCGGATTTGGCTTCCGAGCTGGATTTTTGGGTCTTTTGCATATGGAAATCATTCAGGAACGGATTGAACGGGAATTTAAAATTGATTTGATTACTACAGCCCCAAGCGTTATTTACCATGTGCTCATGACGGACGGAACCGACCTGAAGGTGGACAACCCTTCCGACATGCCGGACCAGCAAAAGATTGACCATGTCGAAGAACCGTATGTAAAAGCAACGATGATGGCACCGAATGAATATGTCGGCGCGATCATGGAACTGTGCCAGAACAAGCGCGGTATTTTCATTGATATGCAATATCTTGACGAAAAGCGTGTCAGCATTGTTTATGAAGTTCCGCTCGCTGAAATCGTATATGATTTCTTTGACCAATTGAAATCGAATACGAGAGGATACGCATCATTCGACTATGAATTGATTGGCTACAAGCCATCAAAGCTTGTCAAAATGGATATCCTCCTGAATGCTGAAAAAGTGGATGCACTTAGCTTTATTGTCCATAAAGATTTTGCCTATGACCGGGGTAAGACAATCGTAGAAAAGCTGAAAGACCTCATTCCAAGGCAGCAATTTGAAGTGCCAATTCAAGCTGCAGTGGGACAGAAGATTGTTGCTCGTTCAACAATTAAAGCAATCCGGAAAAACGTCCTTGCCAAATGTTATGGCGGGGATATTTCGAGGAAACGCAAGCTGCTTGAAAAGCAAAAAGAAGGAAAAAAGCGGATGAAACAAGTAGGATCCGTCGAAGTCCCTCAGGAAGCTTTCATGGCGGTCCTTAAAATGGATGACAATAACAGTTCGAAAAAATAA